The following are encoded in a window of Cucurbita pepo subsp. pepo cultivar mu-cu-16 chromosome LG12, ASM280686v2, whole genome shotgun sequence genomic DNA:
- the LOC111807685 gene encoding E3 ubiquitin-protein ligase PUB23-like, which produces MEDIRQNRLPPSQPLPPPPAVEDIPPYFRCPISMEVMHDPVTISTGVSFERANIEKWFFTYNKKTCPATMQIIVNFDITPNYTLKRLILSWKMNESCSSASSSSPGPPSMEYDDVVALLKNIELSPFKASSLKKLRLLMAIDDVAAVGAKPIFVQANGFEVLVGLVTQVAICESSNFANFEACEEALGVLSQFPFSKTEKLFELLSRPEAIKSMAIVLQRGSIEGRFYAMELLQQISKKGYDYNSLTKHHAIDLFKSILELASDEIIKKASTVKMTDSSIATQCRYGTLFSSALELLIEIMESSKKCRLLLIEAGAVCIMIDLLPDSNRSKCEKILHVLKLLSDCAEGRLAMAEHIMGIATVTKKMSTSNTATKIGVKILWLICNYHPSERVLEEMMGCGTVKKLVGILNGDGRSSSTKEKAMKIMKLHGSFWRRFPCFPYEFRDYFKLIN; this is translated from the exons ATGGAGGATATCCGCCAAAACCGTCTTCCTCCGTCGCAGCCACTGCCACCGCCACCGGCCGTGGAAGATATTCCTCCATACTTCCGGTGCCCTATTTCCATGGAGGTTATGCATGATCCTGTCACGATTTCCACCGGTGTTTCCTTTGAAAGAGCCAATATTGAGAAGTGGTTCTTCacttacaacaagaaaacTTGCCCTGCGACCATGCAAATCATTGTCAACTTTGATATCACTCCAAATTATACACTCAAAAGGCTCATACTCTCTTGGAAAATGAATGAATCTTGCTCCTCCGCCTCCTCCTCGTCGCCCGGACCGCCATCGATGGAGTACGATGATGTTGTGGCTCTCTTGAAAAACATCGAGTTGTCGCCGTTCAAAGCGAGTTCTTTGAAGAAACTACGGCTACTCATGGCCATCGACGATGTAGCGGCGGTCGGAGCGAAACCCATCTTTGTTCAAGCAAATGGGTTTGAAGTTCTTGTTGGATTAGTCACCCAAGTCGCCATTTGTGAAAGCTCCAATTTCGCTAATTTTGAAGCCTGCGAGGAGGCTTTAGGG GTATTATCTCAATTTCCATTTTCCAAAACCGAGAAGCTATTTGAGTTACTATCGAGACCAGAAGCGATCAAGTCAATGGCGATCGTTTTACAAAGAGGAAGCATAGAAGGACGATTTTATGCCATGGAATTACTCCAACAAATATCCAAAAAGGGTTATGATTATAACTCTTTAACGAAACATCATGCCATTGACCTGTTCAAGTCAATATTGGAGCTCGCGTCGGATGAGATAATCAAGAAAGCAAGTACTGTTAAGATGACAGACTCGTCCATAGCTACACAGTG tcGATACGGAACGTTATTCTCATCTGCCCTCGAACTTTTGATAGAAATCATGGAATCCTCTAAGAAATGTCGTCTTCTGTTGATTGAAGCTGGTGCTGTTTGCATCATGATCGACCTTCTTCCTGACTCGAACCGATCAAAGTGCGAGAAAATATTACACGTACTCAAACTTCTAAGCGATTGTGCGGAGGGACGGTTAGCCATGGCGGAGCATATCATGGGAATAGCGACGGTGACGAAGAAAATGAGTACATCAAATACAGCTACAAAAATTGGGGTGAAAATCTTATGGTTGATATGCAATTATCATCCTAGTGAGAGGGTTTTAGAGGAGATGATGGGTTGTGGCACAGTGAAGAAGCTGGTAGGGATCTTGAATGGCGATGGAAGATCTTCTTCAACCAAGGAGAAGGCCATGAAGATCATGAAGCTTCATGGGAGTTTTTGGAGGAGATTTCCTTGTTTTCCTTATGAATTTAGGGATTATTTTAAGTTGataaattaa
- the LOC111807515 gene encoding endoglucanase 14-like, producing MASSSSSIVGVLVGLGVVLAHIHGCLGADYKAALTSSLLFYEAQRSGKLPSDQRIKWRGDSGLQDGKASGIDLVGGYYDAGDHVKFGFPMAFTLTMLAWSVVEYSPQLGAKHELQNALTAIKWGTDYLLKAHPEPNVLYVQVGDGDSDHGCWMRPEEMTTPRPAYKIDAQHPGSDVAAESAAALAAASIAFKASDGRYSSKLLGHAKQLFEFARNHQGLYQNSVPGVGQFYSSSGFQDELLWAAVWLYRATGDRAYLDYLGGSGNAGGARTMFSWDDKFAGVQILAAKLVLDGKVQGSGVWSDFKSQGEQFLCSCLQKGNNNFRKTPGGLLYFADWNNLQYVTTATFLATVYSDYLAAKHAPMQCVGGLVQPPDLISFAKSQVDYILGSNPNGMSYLVGLGSKYPSQVHHRGASIVSIKTNPTPVECKAGFDLWFHKNAPNPNVLTGAVVGGPDINDQYSDTRTNYNMAETGTANGAPFVGVLARLA from the exons ATGGCTTCTTCTTCGAGTAGCATTGTTGGTGTGTTGGTTGGGCTTGGAGTTGTTCTTGCTCATATCCATGGCTGCCTTGGAGCTGATTATAAAGCAGCTTTAACAAgttctttgttgttttatgAAGCTCAAAGATCAGGCAAATTGCCCAGTGATCAAAGAATTAAATGGCGTGGAGATTCCGGCCTGCAAGATGGCAAGGCTTCAGGCATAGATCTTGTCGGAGGGTATTACGATGCCGGCGACCACGTCAAATTTGGGTTCCCAATGGCATTCACTTTGACAATGTTAGCATGGAGCGTGGTGGAATACAGCCCCCAACTTGGCGCCAAACATGAGCTACAAAACGCTCTTACCGCTATTAAATGGGGAACGGATTACTTACTCAAGGCTCATCCAGAACCCAATGTGCTATACGTTCAAGTTGGCGATGGCGACTCCGATCATGGCTGTTGGATGAGACCTGAAGAAATGACCACGCCGCGTCCTGCCTACAAGATCGACGCTCAGCATCCCGGCTCCGACGTCGCTGCTGAGTCAGCCGCCGCTCTGGCCGCCGCTTCCATTGCTTTCAAAGCTTCGGATGGTCGATATTCCTCCAAGCTTCTTGGCCATGCAAAACAG cTCTTTGAATTTGCGAGGAATCATCAAGGGCTTTATCAAAATAGTGTTCCTGGAGTGGGACAGTTCTATTCCAGCTCCGGATTTCAG gATGAATTGTTGTGGGCTGCTGTCTGGCTTTATCGTGCAACTGGGGATCGAGCGTACCTTGATTATTTGGGTGGGTCGGGTAATGCCGGTGGGGCAAGAACTATGTTCTCTTGGGACGACAAGTTTGCTGGTGTTCAAATCCTTGCGGCTAAG CTCGTTTTGGATGGGAAGGTTCAGGGATCAGGTGTGTGGTCAGATTTCAAGAGCCAAGGTGAGCAATTCCTTTGCTCTTGCCTCCAAAAGGGCAACAACAATTTTAGGAAAACCCCTGGTGGACTCCTCTATTTCGCCGATTGGAACAACCTTCAATACGTCACCACCGCCACCTTCCTCGCCACCGTCTACTCCGATTACTTGGCTGCCAAACACGCCCCGATGCAATGCGTCGGCGGTCTCGTCCAGCCGCCTGATCTCATCTCCTTCGCTAAATCTCAG GTGGATTATATTCTAGGTTCAAACCCGAACGGAATGAGCTACTTGGTCGGACTCGGTTCAAAATACCCGAGCCAAGTTCATCATAGAGGAGCTTCCATTGTTTCAATCAAGACTAACCCAACCCCAGTCGAATGTAAAGCGGGATTTGACTTATGGTTCCACAAGAACGCTCCGAACCCGAATGTTTTAACCGGAGCAGTGGTCGGAGGACCCGACATTAATGATCAGTATAGTGATACGAGGACCAATTACAATATGGCTGAAACAGGAACTGCAAACGGGGCGCCATTTGTTGGCGTCTTGGCACGGTTGGCTTGA